In the genome of Sinobacterium caligoides, one region contains:
- a CDS encoding outer membrane lipoprotein carrier protein LolA translates to MLRLLVLWLALAVLSASVQANDNEAAQPGLAQVSARLASQLPLAGHFQQTRWIAMLSKPLITEGEFYVAQDGRFYWHQQIPFENKLCIRDDNMKEQLGEGEIKTQAAAQNPMMFNILELFSAIMVGDMATLEKSFSPRFETLEKADWRLRLIPKQAPLNAIFTDIVVEGDDQSMRRLALHEVRGDKSIIEFSQLVHSNKLIAEQWPPAVLGWCDE, encoded by the coding sequence TCGGTGCAAGCTAACGATAACGAGGCTGCTCAGCCTGGTTTGGCGCAGGTCTCTGCGCGGCTGGCGAGTCAGCTGCCATTGGCAGGACACTTTCAACAGACGCGCTGGATCGCGATGCTGTCGAAACCACTTATTACCGAGGGCGAATTCTACGTTGCTCAGGATGGGCGTTTTTATTGGCATCAACAGATACCTTTTGAGAATAAGCTCTGTATACGTGACGACAACATGAAAGAGCAGTTGGGTGAAGGCGAGATAAAAACACAGGCGGCGGCACAAAACCCCATGATGTTTAATATTCTTGAGTTATTCTCCGCCATCATGGTGGGGGATATGGCGACTTTGGAAAAGAGTTTTAGTCCCCGTTTTGAAACCTTAGAAAAAGCTGATTGGCGGTTGCGTCTAATCCCTAAACAGGCACCGCTGAACGCTATATTTACCGATATTGTTGTCGAGGGTGATGATCAGTCGATGCGTCGTTTGGCGTTGCACGAGGTGCGAGGCGATAAGAGTATTATTGAGTTTAGTCAGCTCGTTCACAGTAATAAATTGATCGCAGAGCAGTGGCCGCCGGCGGTATTGGGTTGGTGTGATGAGTAA
- a CDS encoding DUF3261 domain-containing protein, with the protein MSCRFFATGLLLLLLASCATESRLPANLPLPEPSAAALTASFSQLITASYDGREQPLLAQLELSPEKLVVVIMHPSGVRLLSASYDGEKIVTSSLPLPGVPVTPERVLNDIMMAYWPATSWQPLLLPRKQYLVDTKDQRKLLTREGELIYQIDYQGKATDPWYRTLTLHNLRYGYQLQITPLDNAKK; encoded by the coding sequence ATGAGTTGTAGGTTTTTTGCCACAGGCTTGCTGCTTTTGTTACTTGCCTCTTGTGCAACAGAGTCGCGTTTGCCTGCGAATTTGCCGTTACCTGAGCCCTCTGCCGCGGCACTGACGGCGAGCTTTAGTCAACTAATTACTGCAAGTTACGATGGGCGCGAGCAGCCTTTGTTGGCACAGCTGGAGTTGAGTCCGGAAAAACTAGTGGTAGTCATTATGCACCCGAGCGGGGTGCGTCTACTGTCCGCCAGTTACGATGGCGAAAAGATTGTAACCAGTAGTCTGCCGCTGCCGGGTGTTCCTGTTACACCGGAGCGAGTCCTGAACGATATCATGATGGCTTACTGGCCGGCGACGAGCTGGCAGCCATTGTTGCTTCCGCGTAAGCAGTACTTGGTTGATACCAAGGATCAGCGTAAGCTCTTGACCCGTGAAGGCGAGCTCATTTATCAGATCGACTACCAAGGCAAAGCTACCGATCCCTGGTACCGCACGTTAACATTGCACAATCTTCGCTATGGTTATCAGTTGCAAATCACCCCACTTGATAACGCAAAGAAATGA
- a CDS encoding beta-ketoacyl-ACP synthase translates to MANEKTQSEGEIIDATEAMPAAYIHAVGVLNALGNDAASVASRLRSGDPTSLTQDATLLLQNERCFVGRVTAELPTLPTEFANFDCRNNRLALAALEQMRQPIDHAIARYGADRVGVVVGTSTSGIDRAEQLYRDVEDDFHYRQCEIGSLSIFIQRYLGLAGPAYTISTACSSSGRAVLSAQRLLASGLVDVVIVGGVDSLCRLTLNGFDSLDSLSRRRCRPLSADRDGISIGEGAALLLLSREPSPCAVLAVGDSSDAHHISAPCPQGSGAEVAMRKALEQARITASQLDYINLHGTATPLNDAMEAAAVYRLVEDRVPVGSTKQLIGHTLGAAAAQELVLCYLAMMDEQPYAPTHHWPEESVVDAALAPVRLATAESTAGRFYLSNSFAFGGNNISILLGRNEA, encoded by the coding sequence ATGGCTAATGAGAAAACTCAGAGCGAAGGTGAGATTATAGATGCGACTGAGGCAATGCCGGCAGCCTATATTCACGCAGTGGGAGTGCTCAATGCGTTGGGTAATGATGCTGCATCGGTGGCGAGTCGTTTGCGCAGTGGTGATCCCACATCGTTGACGCAAGATGCGACATTATTATTACAAAATGAACGCTGTTTTGTTGGTCGAGTGACGGCTGAACTCCCTACTTTACCAACTGAATTCGCTAATTTTGACTGCCGAAATAATCGTTTGGCTTTGGCAGCGCTAGAGCAGATGAGGCAGCCGATAGATCATGCAATCGCTCGCTACGGAGCGGACCGAGTCGGGGTGGTGGTTGGCACAAGCACTTCAGGCATCGATCGTGCGGAACAACTCTATCGCGATGTGGAGGATGATTTTCACTACCGCCAGTGCGAGATTGGTAGCCTGTCGATATTTATTCAGCGCTATCTCGGGCTGGCGGGGCCGGCTTATACGATTTCAACTGCCTGTTCTTCGAGTGGCCGAGCTGTGTTGAGCGCACAACGTTTATTAGCCTCGGGCTTGGTCGACGTTGTTATTGTCGGAGGCGTTGATAGCCTGTGTCGGTTAACTCTCAATGGTTTTGATAGCCTAGACTCATTATCGCGTCGTCGCTGTCGTCCACTGAGTGCCGATCGTGACGGTATCTCTATTGGCGAGGGTGCAGCTCTGTTGTTGTTGAGCCGTGAGCCTAGTCCCTGTGCGGTATTGGCCGTCGGTGATAGCTCTGACGCGCATCATATCTCCGCGCCATGTCCGCAAGGTAGTGGTGCGGAAGTTGCGATGAGGAAGGCGTTGGAGCAGGCGCGCATCACTGCCTCACAGCTTGACTATATCAACCTCCATGGTACGGCTACGCCACTGAATGATGCGATGGAGGCTGCCGCTGTCTATCGGTTGGTGGAGGACCGAGTCCCAGTGGGGTCTACCAAACAGCTTATTGGTCATACGCTGGGTGCGGCGGCGGCTCAAGAGCTGGTGTTATGTTATTTGGCGATGATGGATGAACAGCCCTACGCCCCTACACATCACTGGCCAGAGGAGAGTGTTGTTGATGCCGCGTTGGCACCGGTGCGGTTAGCGACGGCAGAGTCGACGGCAGGGCGTTTTTACTTATCGAATTCTTTTGCCTTCGGCGGCAATAATATCAGTATATTACTGGGGAGAAATGAGGCGTGA
- a CDS encoding MMPL family transporter — MSKMRLWLAVVATTLLVLIVLCVRGLPIEGNLFALLPQDQDSAVINKAIDHYNDNVTPEAVMIVSGDSLEQAEAAAAAYRQSLMKTPWFEQIQLTWSIDQQVSNYEFWYPYRGLLLTPEQRESLRDGRFKEMAQSAVAKTYSGFTGVGGRELEGDPFLLFRDFIQSSYQGGGRIRWNDGYLTAHYDNKYWVLMRAHMAAAPSLLNSTQALDDIDAAVAEVAGRYPANQLSMSGLFFYTATGMAAGQHDISRIGVGSLLGIILLMLVAFRSLMPIACGLVAIAVGFVMALTVTVLVFGQIHIFALVFGTGIIGVSIDYAFHYFADRQCGDEHWQPQRAMRGIYPAISLALLTSALAYFSLVLTPLPGIKQMAIFAVVGLVSAWVTVVCCFPYWVTQPSSSGVPFKRLLLGWLRWCGFVAQLRHWLWLMPALAVVVITVFPGWHVNDDVRALQSPSLELRQQEKVIAAATGSRISTMFFLVAGESTEEMLQRNELAVAALLKLKQQGKLQGFRALPVPSQMSQQENYQLQQQLYAAESTSVMDQLGLESLRVSRSNAPVLLQSWLAHPNSESWRQLWLSDEELARGETVYSVIQLYGVDNKTWLEYVDSDIDGVTLIDRAGSLSDMLHRVRTLVTGLLCVAYAIVMVVLAGRYGLSRLPQLMLAPVASSTIALACLVILGVEVNAFTILALILVLGIGIDYTLFFAETKKLELSTLVATTLAAITTLLSFGLLALSSTAAISHFGLTVALGIVVAWLFSPMAAKQISPAVVNRSQSQQGQDA; from the coding sequence ATGAGTAAGATGAGGCTGTGGTTGGCAGTGGTGGCTACGACGCTGCTGGTCTTGATCGTACTCTGTGTAAGAGGCCTGCCTATCGAGGGCAACTTATTTGCGTTACTGCCTCAAGATCAGGATAGCGCGGTCATTAACAAGGCAATAGACCACTACAACGACAACGTGACGCCAGAGGCTGTGATGATTGTCTCCGGTGATAGCTTGGAGCAGGCCGAGGCAGCAGCAGCTGCTTATCGACAATCGTTGATGAAAACCCCCTGGTTTGAGCAGATACAATTGACTTGGTCGATCGATCAGCAGGTGAGTAACTATGAGTTTTGGTACCCCTATCGAGGCTTATTGCTGACACCGGAGCAGCGAGAGTCACTGCGTGACGGGCGCTTTAAAGAAATGGCGCAGTCGGCGGTTGCCAAGACTTACTCTGGTTTTACGGGGGTGGGTGGCAGAGAGTTAGAAGGAGACCCCTTTCTGTTGTTCAGAGATTTCATTCAATCTTCCTATCAGGGGGGAGGAAGGATTCGTTGGAATGATGGTTATTTGACTGCGCACTATGACAATAAATATTGGGTGTTGATGCGCGCGCACATGGCGGCGGCACCCTCGCTATTAAACTCAACGCAGGCGCTGGATGATATTGATGCCGCCGTTGCCGAGGTGGCTGGACGCTATCCTGCTAATCAATTAAGCATGAGTGGTCTGTTCTTTTACACCGCTACGGGGATGGCGGCGGGGCAGCACGATATTAGTCGTATCGGGGTAGGCTCTTTACTGGGTATTATCTTGTTAATGCTAGTGGCGTTTAGGTCGTTGATGCCGATAGCCTGTGGCTTAGTTGCCATCGCTGTCGGTTTTGTTATGGCATTAACGGTGACGGTATTAGTGTTTGGCCAGATTCATATCTTTGCTCTGGTATTCGGCACGGGAATTATTGGTGTGTCGATTGACTACGCGTTCCATTACTTCGCCGATCGCCAGTGTGGGGATGAGCATTGGCAGCCCCAGCGTGCGATGCGCGGCATCTATCCCGCAATTAGCTTGGCATTACTGACGAGTGCTTTGGCTTATTTCTCATTAGTGCTTACGCCCCTACCAGGGATCAAGCAGATGGCGATATTTGCCGTAGTGGGTCTGGTTAGCGCCTGGGTGACGGTCGTTTGTTGTTTTCCTTATTGGGTGACTCAGCCGAGCAGCAGCGGAGTGCCATTTAAGCGCTTGTTACTAGGATGGTTGCGTTGGTGTGGTTTTGTCGCTCAGCTTCGACACTGGCTATGGTTGATGCCTGCCTTAGCGGTGGTTGTTATTACCGTGTTTCCGGGCTGGCATGTTAATGATGACGTACGTGCGTTGCAGAGTCCGTCGTTAGAGTTACGCCAGCAGGAGAAAGTGATTGCTGCTGCTACAGGTAGCCGTATCTCTACTATGTTCTTTTTGGTTGCAGGAGAGAGCACGGAAGAGATGTTGCAGCGCAACGAACTTGCCGTTGCAGCGCTGCTGAAACTAAAGCAGCAGGGAAAATTGCAGGGCTTTCGTGCGCTACCGGTGCCCTCGCAAATGAGTCAGCAAGAGAATTATCAATTACAACAGCAGCTCTATGCCGCAGAATCTACTTCTGTAATGGATCAGTTAGGCCTTGAAAGTTTGAGAGTGTCGCGGAGTAATGCACCGGTCTTGCTGCAGAGTTGGTTGGCGCACCCTAATTCGGAGAGCTGGCGTCAGTTGTGGTTGTCGGACGAGGAATTGGCACGTGGTGAGACGGTATACAGCGTCATTCAGTTATACGGTGTCGACAATAAAACTTGGTTAGAGTATGTCGATAGTGATATTGACGGGGTGACGCTGATTGATCGAGCGGGCTCGCTGTCAGATATGTTGCATCGTGTACGCACCTTAGTGACAGGGCTGCTCTGTGTGGCTTATGCCATTGTGATGGTGGTGTTAGCGGGGCGCTATGGGCTTTCACGTTTGCCGCAACTGATGCTAGCGCCAGTGGCTTCTTCGACGATTGCTTTGGCGTGTTTAGTCATATTGGGTGTTGAAGTGAATGCCTTTACAATTCTCGCGCTGATACTGGTGCTGGGGATCGGCATTGACTACACACTATTTTTTGCTGAGACGAAGAAGCTGGAGCTGTCGACGTTGGTGGCAACAACGTTGGCGGCGATAACGACATTATTGTCTTTTGGATTGTTAGCCTTAAGCAGTACGGCTGCGATCAGTCACTTCGGCTTAACGGTAGCGCTGGGTATTGTTGTTGCCTGGCTATTTTCGCCAATGGCGGCCAAGCAGATTAGCCCTGCGGTCGTTAATCGCTCGCAATCTCAGCAGGGGCAGGACGCTTGA